A portion of the Desmodus rotundus isolate HL8 chromosome 8, HLdesRot8A.1, whole genome shotgun sequence genome contains these proteins:
- the RNF7 gene encoding RING-box protein 2 isoform X1, with the protein MADVEDGEEPCTLSSHSGSAGSKSAGDKMFSLKKWNAVAMWSWDVECDTCAICRVQVMDACLRCQAENKQEDCVVVWGECNHSFHNCCMSLWVKQNNRCPLCQQDWVVQRIGK; encoded by the exons ATGGCCGACGTGGAAGACGGCGAGGAGCCTTGCACCCTGTCCTCTCACTCCGGGAGCGCAGGCTCCAAGTCGGCAGGCGACAAAATGTTCTCTCTCAAGAAGTGGAACGCCGTGGCCATGTGGAGTTGGGACGTGGAGTGCGATACGTGTGCCATCTGCAGGGTCCAGGTGATGG aTGCCTGTCTCAGATGTCAAGCTGAAAACAAACAAGAGGACTGTGTTG tggTCTGGGGAGAGTGTAATCATTCCTTCCACAACTGCTGCATGTCCCTGTGGGTGAAACAGAACAATCGCTGCCCTCTCTGCCAGCAAGACTGGGTAGTCCAACGAATCGGCAAATGA
- the RNF7 gene encoding RING-box protein 2 isoform X2 gives MADVEDGEEPCTLSSHSGSAGSKSAGDKMFSLKKWNAVAMWSWDVECDTCAICRVQMPVSDVKLKTNKRTVLWSGESVIIPSTTAACPCG, from the exons ATGGCCGACGTGGAAGACGGCGAGGAGCCTTGCACCCTGTCCTCTCACTCCGGGAGCGCAGGCTCCAAGTCGGCAGGCGACAAAATGTTCTCTCTCAAGAAGTGGAACGCCGTGGCCATGTGGAGTTGGGACGTGGAGTGCGATACGTGTGCCATCTGCAGGGTCCAG aTGCCTGTCTCAGATGTCAAGCTGAAAACAAACAAGAGGACTGTGTTG tggTCTGGGGAGAGTGTAATCATTCCTTCCACAACTGCTGCATGTCCCTGTGGGTGA